A genome region from Trachemys scripta elegans isolate TJP31775 chromosome 2, CAS_Tse_1.0, whole genome shotgun sequence includes the following:
- the ARID5A gene encoding AT-rich interactive domain-containing protein 5A: protein MIVWAFHFSMVSSSPPLATALSFKGKRKKKTSTMEAAGPGPVEEADAVKPGPEGSQSTVDPLDQVDSLALKPDSSSEEEQKRLVEEMGDEQASSREKEEEQAFLVNLYKFMKDRHTPIERVPHLGFKQINLWKIYKAVEKLGAYELVTGRRLWKNVYDELGGSPGSTSAATCTRRHYERLVLPYVRHLKGEDDKPLPPAKPRKQYKVSREPRGEQGDDAAEKSKRVKKEKSGDQVLPEKVKPDASAAPKQGREAVTDGPEQSRPGDRAEGLPLLNTKDLSKSQPSVSCHSNCRAHGCSEAYKRLFSSFYFKGNHGIMSPLAKKKLLAQVSKAESLHCDERHLSHCPEGKKSRSAGLPCPSPELDSNRPSVIHQSKEGRSPVPEGDDANDPAQACHPPNKGEGAPCPKRSLSPRGSQIFPRTEDGSSGRHLSPAPTIFTGHFHAYRSEVLKPVSCHPLRGPMEYFRGFKDFPESLSIYQQPGKDLQPPSLPRKRQEGTEGCVEQPEDLRSKASQAPPSWSRDSQGPSAFYKGGSAGSKGFPYASVKACWVPPMASFVKASPQLPKNGGLVHPIPQSQVGSPGLGPGPRSKRSLEEEGFVHGKKLKAVSPLVKGVEPKDKRSKSPSLQPGLAKPQAVVPSPSFPAPLPSAAGQDSYKGTMLRFPMNFGTSADHLKGQSSPLIPSLSVNPFVIPAFPGHLLAASTQSSDLCRPLAASLVHYPTSYDSSLRHRLYPVTTWHNQPTYASPHGTTFHRNNKL from the exons GACTCGCTAGCACTGAAGCCAGACAGCAGCTCCGAAGAGGAGCAGAAGAGGTTGGTGGAGGAGATGGGGGATGAGCAGGCATCgagcagggagaaagaggaggagcaggcctTCCTGGTCAATCTCTACAAGTTCATGAAGGACCGTCACACCCCCATCGAGAGGGTGCCTCATCTCGGCTTCAAGCAGA TTAACCTGTGGAAGATCTACAAAGCCGTGGAGAAGCTGGGAGCGTATGAGCTG GTCACAGGAAGGCGCCTCTGGAAGAACGTGTATGATGAGCTGGGGGGCAGCCCTGGAAGCACCAGCGCAGCCACCTGCACCAGGAGGCACTACGAGAG GCTGGTCCTCCCGTACGTGCGACACCTGAAGGGCGAGGATGACaagccccttccccccgccaAGCCCCGGAAGCAGTACAAGGTCTCCAGGGAGCCCCGTGGGGAGCAGGGCGATGATGCAGCCGAAAAGAGCAAGAGAGTCAAGAAGGAGAAAAGTGGAGACCAG GTTTTGCCTGAGAAGGTGAAGCCGGATGCCTCTGCCGCTCCCAAACAGGGCAGGGAGGCTGTGACGGATGGCCCCGAGCAGAGCCGACCGGGAGACCGAGCTGAGGGGCTCCCCCTTTTGAACACCAAAGACTTGTCCAAGAGCCAGCCGTCTGTGAGCTGCCACAGCAACTGTAGGGCCCACGGCTGCTCCGAGGCCTACAAACGGCTCTTCTCCAGCTTCTACTTCAAAGGGAACCATGGTATCATGTCTCCCTTGGCCAAGAAGAAGCTGCTGGCTCAAGTGAGCAAGGCTGAATCCCTGCACTGTGATGAGAGACACCTGAGCCATTGCCCTGAAGGCAAGAAATCCAGGTCTGCagggctcccctgccccagcccagagctcgaCTCCAACAGGCCGTCAGTCATTCATCAGAGCAAAGAGGGAAGGAGCCCTGTGCCAGAGGGGGATGATGCCAATGACCCAGCCCAAGCGTGTCACCCTCCTAACAAAGGGGAGGGGGCACCATGCCCAAAGAGATCTCTGAGCCCCAGAGGCAGCCAGATATTTCCAAGGACAGAGGATGGGAGTTCAGGGCGCCATCTCTCCCCTGCTCCTACCATCTTCACTGGCCACTTCCACGCGtatagaagtgaggttctgaaacCCGTGAGCTGCCACCCCCTACGAGGCCCGATGGAGTATTTTCGTGGCTTCAAGGATTTCCCAGAGTCTCTCTCCATCTatcagcagccaggcaaggaCCTGCAGCCACCCAGCCTCCCTCGGAAGAGGCAGGAGGGTACGGAGGGTTGTGTGGAGCAGCCAGAAGATCTGCGCAGCAAAGCGAGCCAGGCTCCGCCTTCCTGGAGCAGAGACAGCCAGGGACCCTCTGCCTTCTATAAAGGCGGCTCTGCAGGGAGCAAAGGCTTTCCCTACGCCAGTGTGAAAGCCTGCTGGGTCCCACCCATGGCCAGCTTTGTCAAGGCCAGTCCCCAGCTACCCAAGAATGGTGGGCTTGTCCATCCCATCCCACAGAGCCAGGTGGGCAGCCCTGGCCTGGGCCCCGGGCCGAGGAGCAAGCGCAGTCTGGAGGAGGAGGGCTTTGTTCATGGGAAGAAGCTAAAGGCCGTCTCGCCTCTCGTCAAGGGAGTGGAGCCAAAGGACAAGCGCAGCAAGTCGCCGAGCCTCCAGCCGGGCCTGGCCAAGCCACAGGCTGTGGTGCCAAGCCCCAGCTTCCCAGCACCGCTCCCCTCCGCTGCAGGGCAGGACAGTTACAAAGGGACGATGCTGAGGTTCCCGATGAACTTTGGCACCTCCGCGGACCATTTAAAGGGCCAGTCCTCTCCACTGATCCCTTCGCTCTCTGTCAACCCATTTGTCATCCCTGCGTTTCCAGGCCACTTATTAGCTGCCTCCACTCAATCCTCAGACCTCTGCCGGCCGCTGGCTGCCAGCCTAGTGCACTACCCTACGTCTTACGACAGCTCGCTGCGGCACAGGCTATACCCTGTCACAACGTGGCACAATCAGCCAACATACGCCTCCCCCCACGGGACCACCTTCCACCGGAACAACAAGCTGTAG